A single genomic interval of Arachis duranensis cultivar V14167 chromosome 7, aradu.V14167.gnm2.J7QH, whole genome shotgun sequence harbors:
- the LOC107459123 gene encoding uncharacterized protein LOC107459123 isoform X2: MAFGWLQLTGNLGSLIGGLFSVMIAPITFIGIPGWRISFHIVGLISIVVGTAVYLFANDPHFSKEVENVSNQVPSKTFWSDVKDLVEEGKSVSKIRSFQIIVTQGVTGSFPWSALSFAPMWLELTGFSHEKTAFLIALFVIASSVGGLFGGKMGDILSMRLPNSGRIILAQISSASAIPLAAILLLGLPADPSTAILHGLVLIIMGLFISWNAPAANNPIFAEIVPERSRTSVYALDRSLESILSSFAPPVVGILSQHVYGYKPIPKGSSESQEILTDRENAASLAKSLYMAIGIPMALCCLIYSFLYRTYPRDKERARMEVLIESEMQQIDSDGAAMIEPEELFIGDYDGDGDGDGVDRDEDEENILLYRQSTFSNFQLR, from the exons ATGGCTTTTGGATGGCTTCAGCTAACAGGCAATCTTGGTTCCCTTATTGGTGGACTCTTCTCTGTAATGATAGCTCCGATAACGTTCATTGGTATCCCAGGTTGGAGGATTTCCTTCCATATTGTTGGATTGATAAGCATTGTAGTAGGGACTGCAGTCTACCTATTTGCCAATGATCCACACTTCTCCAAGGAAGTGGAAAATGTGAGCAATCAAGTTCCAAGTAAAACGTTTTGGTCAGACGTGAAAGATCTTGTTGAAGAAGGCAAATCAGTTTCTAAGATTCGGTCTTTCCAGATTATTGTTACACAGGGTGTCACTGGTTCCTTTCCATGGTCAGCTTTGTCATTTGCACCAATGTGGTTAGAGCTTACCGGCTTCTCCCACGAGAAAACTGCTTTCCTCATAGCTTTATTTGTTATTGCTAGCTCAGTTGGGGGTTTGTTTGGAGGTAAGATGGGGGATATCCTTTCCATGCGCCTTCCCAATTCTGGGAGGATAATTCTAGCACAGATAAGCTCTGCATCAGCAATTCCTTTAGCAGCAATCCTTTTGCTTGGATTACCGGCTGATCCATCTACAGCAATACTTCATGGCTTGGTTTTGATTATCATGGGGCTCTTCATATCTTGGAATGCTCCAGCTGCAAATAA TCCAATTTTCGCAGAGATAGTTCCGGAGAGATCCCGAACAAGTGTGTACGCACTTGACCGTTCTTTGGAGTCTATACTATCATCTTTTGCACCCCCTGTAGTGGGGATTTTGTCTCAACATGTTTATGGATATAAGCCCATCCCTAAAGGATCTAGTGAATCTCAAGAGATTTTAACAGATAGAGAGAATGCAGCATCATTGGCCAAGTCGCTTTACATGGCAATAGGAATTCCGATGGCTCTCTGCTGTTTGATATACTCGTTCCTTTACAGGACCTACCCAAGGGACAAGGAAAGAGCTCGGATGGAGGTGTTAATAGAGTCAGAGATGCAGCAAATCGATTCAGATGGTGCAGCAATGATTGAACCAGAAGAACTGTTTATTGGGGATTatgatggtgatggtgatggtgatggtgtTGATcgtgatgaagatgaagaaaacATATTGCTCTACCGGCAGTCCACATTTTCAAACTTCCAACTTAGGTAA